Proteins from one Coregonus clupeaformis isolate EN_2021a chromosome 25, ASM2061545v1, whole genome shotgun sequence genomic window:
- the LOC121538890 gene encoding potassium channel subfamily K member 2-like, whose protein sequence is MKWKTVSAIFLLVVLYLVVGAAVFRALEQPHESAQRLAILNQKLEFLSTHTCVNHSQLEELVKQVVSAIRSGVNPAGTLTNHSSLWDLSSSFFFAGTVITTIGFGNISPHTEGGRIFCIIYALLGIPLFGFLLAGVGDQLGTIFGKATARVEKMFVQWDVSQTKIRVISTVLFILFGCLLFVALPAAIFKHIEVWSALESLYFVVITLTTIGFGDFVAGGSEIEYLDYYKPVVWFWILVGLAYFAAVLSMIGDWLRVISKKTKEEVGEIRAHAAEWTANVSAEFKETRRRLSVEVYDKFQRAASIKRKLSTDLGLNSTPELNPPKRMLSVNFTDERDRERETMFPHMAKNGSIFPNGLGAEPRRGDVAIIEHLK, encoded by the exons ATGAAGTGGAAGACGGTGTCGGCCATTTTCCTCCTGGTGGTTCTCTACCTGGTGGTGGGAGCTGCCGTGTTCAGGGCCCTGGAACAACCCCACGAGAG tGCTCAGCGCCTGGCCATCTTGAATCAGAAACTAGAGTTCCTCTCCACACACACCTGTGTCAACCACAGCCAGCTGGAGGAACTGGTCAAG CAAGTGGTGTCAGCGATCCGTTCAGGGGTGAACCCAGCAGGGACTCTGACCAATCACAGCAGCCTCTGGGACCTAAGCTCCTCCTTCTTCTTCGCGGGGACCGTCATCACTACCAtcg GTTTTGGGAACATCTCCCCCCATACGGAGGGTGGGCGTATCTTCTGTATCATCTATGCCCTGCTGGGGATCCCTCTGTTTGGCTTCCTACTGGCTGGAGTAGGAGACCAACTGGGAACCATCTTTGGGAAGGCCACCGCCAGGGTCGAGAAGATGTTCGTG CAGTGGGATGTTAGTCAGACTAAGATCCGTGTCATCTCCACTGTTCTCTTCATCCTGTTTGGCTGTCTGCTCTTCGTGGCGCTGCCGGCGGCCATCTTTAAACACATTGAGGTCTGGAGCGCTCTGGAGTCCCTCTACTTTGTCGTTATCACATTGACAACCATTGGTTTCGGGGACTTTGTCGCAG GTGGTTCAGAGATTGAGTATCTGGACTACTACAAGCCTGTGGTGTGGTTCTGGATCCTGGTGGGGCTGGCGTACTTCGCTGCTGTTCTCAGCATGATAGGAGACTGGCTCAGAGTCATCTCTAAGAAGACCAAAGAGGAg gTAGGGGAGATCAGGGCTCATGCAGCAGAGTGGACGGCTAATGTCTCGGCAGAGTTCAAGGAGACCAGACGTCGCCTCAGTGTCGAGGTCTACGACAAGTTCCAGCGGGCCGCATCAATCAAACGCAAACTGTCGACCGATCTGGGCTTAAACTCCACCCCCGAGCTTAACCCACCCAAGAGGATGCTGTCCGTCAACTTCACAGATGAACGGGATCGGGAGAGAGAGACGATGTTCCCGCATATGGCCAAAAATGGAAGTATTTTTCCAAACGGGCTAGGGGCGGAGCCTAGGAGAGGTGACGTGGCTATTATAGAACACCTCAAGTAG